From the bacterium genome, the window GTACGGCCGATCCGCCCAGCACCGGGCCGGCCGATCCGTGCGGCGTATGCAGAATGTCCAGCGCCACGCTCCCCACCACCACCAGCGACGGTGGTATCGGTCGGGACACGCGCGCTGGTTTCGATTTCCTCGTAGACGTCTTGCTCAATGCGTTTACATCTCCCTGGGCGCGCTGACTCCGCACAGCGTCAAGCCTTTCTGCAAGGCAATTTGCGTGGCTCGACACAGAGCCAGTCGGGCCGCTTGAAGTTCCGGTGGCGTCGTCAGCACCCGGCACTCGTGATAAAACTTATGAAACTGCGTTGCCACGTTGCGCAGCCACACCGTGATTCCGTGCGGATCGCGGCTTCCCGTCGTTTCGTCCAGCATATCCCTTAGCTCCCGCAGGCGACGCAGAAGATCCAGCTCTTCCGTCCGAACGAGGGGAGTCAAGTCGGTGTTCGGATCGGGATAGCTCACACCCGCCTTGCGAAAAATGGACTCGATGCGCGCATGAGCATATTGAACGTAGAAGACCGGATTCTCCTCGGTCTGTCGCTTGGCGAGCTCAATATCGAAATCCAAAGGCGTGGACGTTCGCCGCAGGATGAAAAAGTAGCGCGCCGCGTCCGCACCGACTTCCGTGATCAACTCATCCATCTCGATGATCTGCCCGGCCCGCTTCGACATCTTCACCGGTTGTCCGTCGCGAAGCAGCGTTACGTGCTGGAGGAGGATGACCTCCAGCCGGTCCGCATCGCGTCCCAGCGCGCGCATCGCCGCCTTCATGCGCGACGCAAATGTGTGATGATCGGGACCGAGAATATTGAGAACGTGATCGTAGCCGCGGTCGTACTTGTTCACGTGATAGGCGATATCGGGCAAGAAATAGGTGGCTCGACCGTCGGACGTTACGATCACCCAATCCTGCACGTCCCCATACTCCTCCGTCCGAAGATACGTCGCCCCTTCTTTCTCATACACGGTGTTGCGACGACGCAGCTCCTCAAGAATCCGCAACTCCCCGCGTTCGCCGCGCAGCTCGCTCTCGAAAAACCACTTGTCGAATTCGACGCGAAAGCTCCGCAGCGATTCCCGGTGCGAATCCACGAAGGAGCGAACGGCTTCCGCGCCGAGCTGCTCCGCCGCGTCATCGGTCATCCGCCGGTACCGGTCCCCGTGTTGCGCAACCAGCCGCCGGGCCAATTCGATCAGATACTCGCCGTGGTATCCGCCTTCGGGAATCTCCGTCGGATTTCCCAGTTCCGTTTCGTATCGCGCGCGCACCGATTCGCCGAGCAAGCGAACCTGATTCCCCGCATCATTCACATAGAACTCGGCGTCACATTGCGCTCCGCGGGCGCGAAACATGTGAACCAGACTGTCCCCCACGGCCGCCGCGCGCGCGCTGACCACGTTGAGAGGGCCGGACGGATTTGCGCTCACGAATTCGATGAGAATCCGCGTTCCGGTCAAAGTTTCGTCATCGCCGAATGCATCGCCACGCTCCAGCGCTTGCGTCGCGATGGATCGCAGGTATTCCGGGGCGAAAGCGAAATTAATGAATCCCGGTCCCGCGATACTCGTCTGCGCGACCAGCTCATTGTCCAAGCGCAGTCGTTCCAGAATCCGCTCGGCGACCGCTCGCGGCGGCTGCCGCAACGTCTTGGCGTACGTCATCGCGGCGTTGGTGGCAACGTCGCCGTGACTCGGATCGCGCGGCTTCTCCAGAATGACGCGCGGCGACTCCACGTTCATCGCCTGCAAGGCTTCCTTTAGAGCCACGCCGAGATGTTCGTGAACCCGGTTCATTTCTTGGTTCGGCCCGGACTCCGTCGCGTACTCGACTTCGCCGGGGAAGTCTTCGCGGCGGGCTTTCGTTTGCCGCCCGCCGATGAACGCGTCGTCGTTTTCGCGGCCGGCGCTTTGCGGGTACTCGTACGAGGAGCGGCGGCAGGTTTTTCCACCTCCGGCTCGACGATCCGGCGGCGACGCACCGGTTTCGGCTTGTCCGCTGCGCCGTCTTCTACCGTGAGAATCTCCGCGTCACCCCACAGAGTTTCGAGTCTGTAGAATTCACGGAAGCTCGGCTTGAACACGTGCACCACCACGTCCACGTAGTCCAAGAGAACCCAGTTCAAACCTTCCATTCCTTCGCGATGCAGAACACGATCGCCGGTCGTCTCTTTTGTATGTTGTTCGACGTGCCGGACCACGGCGCGGACTTGCGGGTCAACGTCGGCCGTGCAGATCACGAAAAAATCCATGAGCGTGTCGAGGTGACGCAAGTCAAGAATGACCACGTCGGATGCTTTCTTGGCCAGAGCCGCCTCGGCGCAGCAGCGCGCGAGAACCTCCGCTTCCGTTCGCTTCAGTCCGCTACCTCCTCGTTCCGTCGGGCGCTTGCATTCGCAGGTTCCGAAAGTCGGCGCCGACGATCAGTGTTACGTCAATATCCACCAGATTGCGCGCGATTTCCGTGGAAACCTGAGCCGGTTCGATGCCCAGCGACTCCGCCACGGCCAGCGCATTCTCGATCATCCCCAAGCGATCATAGACCAAACTGTGCGGGTAGCCGAAACTGCCCGCGTTGCTGACTTCGCGAACGTCGAAACCTTTCGCCCGCAGTCCGGGAGCCACCAGCTTGGCCAGTCCCTTCACTCCGCATCCGTTCAATACCTGCAAGCGGATAACCGCCGCCGGAGTCGCGTCCACCGCTAGGGAATCATCCGCGCCCAGTCCATACATGGTATCCACGAGTGGCCGGTTTGAGTCCAGCGCGGTACGGTTTCCGTACGACATGCGGGGAACATACGGCGACTGAATCTTGCTGCTGTCCACTCGCAGAGGCTCACCGAGTCCGCTTCCCACTGCGGTCGGCGACGAATGTTCTTCCGCAGACATGAACCAGGCCGCAACCGCGAGCAGCGCCGCACAGATAACGACCACCGCCCAGACGAGAAAGCGGGAAGTTGGGCCTGCGCTCCGCGCGAAGGGGCGTCCAACAGTACGTTGGGGTGGAAAAAAGCGGCGTGGCACGGTGAATCTTGAGAGAAAAGACCGAGAAACAGGGTCTCGGTCCAAAAGACGGGACGACTCACTGCAAATAAGTCATAACCGAAACCACTACGGCCGGTCAAGGTAGGATCCGTATCCAGGCAATCCCGGCGCACGCCAACCGTAGTCACCATAGTACGAATGCGAGTAGGGATACATGCCCCGATACACCGATAATCGAAACAGGCTGTTCGACGTCGGGCGCCAGTTCAAATCGGCGCCGCCCACGAACTCGTTTCCGTACTTCGCCGGATTCCACTCCGCAGGTCCCGACGGTTGGAACTGATAGCCTAAATATGTTGTCAGCCCGAGCGGCCGCGAAATCTGATAGTCTATTCGGTTCATGTAGAGACCTTGTGAACCGCTCCGATCGCCCACACTGGCATATCCAAGCTGAACCGAATGGGACATGTGTATGCGGGAAGGATCCAGCAATCCGCGAAACGGTTTCAGACCCAAGTCTGTCCGATTTCGCAGATACTCACCGGTGTCTCCCGAAGGAGACGTGCCCCGGAACTGAGCGCTCGCCGACGCTGCCCACAGAAGCGCGGCGGTCATTACCAGCAGTGCCCTCAGCCGCATCGCAAGACCCTCGTTAAGTGTTTGCATCCTATAAGCTAAGAACTGATCGTCAAAATGTCAAGCGTTACCCGCCGCCGGCGCTTTTCGAAGTCGAGTCTCCGCATCCTGCAATTCCGCCTGCGTATTGATTCCCCTGATCTCGTAAAATCCAGCTAAATCAACAGCTTGCACAATAAGACCGCGACCGCGTAAGACGGCAATCACATCAGTCAGGTAATATTCGCCCTTCTTGTTGTCCGGCGCAATCTCTCTTAGAGCAGTGAAGAGGGCATCCGAGCGGAAACCGTACATCCCTGAATTGACCTCCCGAACCATCCGTTCATCGGGGGTGGCATCACGCTCCTCGACGATTCTCAGGAAGTCGCCTCTCCGATCACGGATGATCCGTCCATAGGCAACCGGATCGGGAGCCGTCGCCGTCAATACCGTGGCCGCCGCGCCGTTGCGCTGATGCGAGGCCAGAAGTCGCCGCAGCGTCTCCGCCTTCAGAAGAGGCGCATCGCCCGACAGAACCACTACGTCCCCCCGCCAATCCGCCAGTAGCGACGCCGTCTGCTGTACGGCATGTCCCGTACCGAGTTGCGGCTCCTGAATCACGAACTCCAGACCGGGACCGCCGACCCGCTTCTGCACCTCCTCGCGACCGTGTCCGACGACTAAAATCAAACGATCCGGGTTCAATTCCCTCGCCGTCGAGATCACATGGTCAATCAGCGGCCGACCGGCCAAGGGATGCAGCACCTTGGGAAGATCGCTATTCATGCGAGTTCCCTTCCCGGCCGCCAGAATCACAACCGCGAGCAAATCACTGCCCCTTGTATAGCTGAAACGTTATCCATGTAACGTCGGTTCCATCCTATTTCCCGCCGGAAACCAGCAGGTTGTCTATCAGCCGCACGGTGCTGAAACGGCCGGCAACAATCAGACGAATATCATCCTTGGGGAGGGGATCGGTCTCGGAGAAGCTTTGGTCACACACCGCGGTCGAATACTCTACTCTTAGCTCCGGTATCTCCGCCAAAACCGTCCGCATGGCATCCTGCAGTTGCCCCAGTGTTCTCACACCGTCGTCAAGTATCGCCAAGCGTCCCGCCTGCAACGAACGGTAGAGTACGGGAGCCTTCGCCCGCTCGTCAAGAGTGAGAAACGCGTTCCGCGATGATAGCGCCAGCCCGTCACTCTCGCGAACCGTCTCCCCGGCAATGATTTTCACGCGAAAATCCAAGTCCTCCACCATCCGGCGAATCATGAAAAGCTGCTGCGCGTCTTTCTCTCCGAATACGGCCACGTCCGGATCCACGATATGAAAGAGCTTGGCCACTACCGTCAGGACGCCCTGAAAATGACCGGGGCGAATCTTGCCTTCGTACACGCCGCCGACCGGCCCCGGATGCACCGAGACGGTCCATCCCGACGGGTACATCGCCTCCGTCGTAGGCATGAAAACGAGATCCACCCCCTCCTTCTCCAACCGCTCGCAATCCTCCTCAGGCGTCCGCGGATAGACCCGAAAATCCTCGCGCGGACCGAATTGCAAAGGATTCACGAAAATCGAAACCGCCACTCGATCCGCATGTTGATGGGCCAGTCGCACCAGCGCCAGGTGGCCTTCGTGCAGCGCGCCCATCGTCGGCACGAACGACAATCGCTTGTCGCCCGCTCTCAGCGCTTCTGCTTGCCTGTGGATCTCGTCCGTCTCGGTGACGACACGCATCGAACTCACTTCTTCTTCGCACCCGCCGCTGATTTGTCGCGTTGGTTGTAGCTCTCCCGCTCGGAAGGATACTCCCCGGAGCGCACGTCTTCCACCCACTGGGATACGGCCGACCGGATGAGTTTGGCTCCCTCCAGATAGTGCCGGACGAACTTCGGCTTGAACTGGTCGAACACTCCGAGAAGATCGTAGTTCACGAGAATCTGGCCATCGCAGTTCGGTCCCGATCCGATCCCGATGGTGGGAATCTTGATGCTCTCAGAAATCCGTTTCGCCAGTTCCAGCGGAATCTTCTCGAGAACTATTGCAAAACAGCCGGCCTCGTCGAGCGCCTTGGCATCCTCGACCAGCGCCGCCGCCGATTCCGGAGTGCGGCCCTGCACCTCATACCCCCCGAAAATGTTGATTCGCTGAGGAGTCAGTCCCAAGTGTCCCATCACCGGAATCCCCACTTCCACCATTCGCCGAATCGCCGCCAGCACGAAGCCCGCTCCTTCCACTTTCACGGCTTGCGCTCCGCCCTCTTTCAGGAATCGCACGGCATTGCGCACCGTCTCTTCCACCGAGACCTGAAAGCTTCCGAACGGCATGTCGGCCACGATCATCACTCGTGAGGTTCCCCGCGACACGCAGCGGGTGAGGAACAGCATCGCGTCCATCGTCATGGGAATCGTGGTCGAATGCCCGGCGATTACGTTGCCCGCGCTGTCTCCCACCAGCAGAAAATCCACTCCCGCCTCTTCTTCGAGCGCCGCAAAAACGGCGTCATAGGCCGTCAGGCCGACGATCTTTCGCCCTTCCGCCTTGCAGCGGACCAGTTGAGGCGCGGTTACGCGCGGGAAGGTTTTCGTCGCGCTCATGAATCCCTCACGGATTTGGAACTGCGAAACACACCGCCGCCCAAAAGCAAGTCTCCGTCGTAGAACACCGCCGACTGACCGGGTGTCACCGCCCGTACCGGCTCATCGAACTCGATCCGCACTCCTTCATCGTCGAGCGGAACGACCTGGGCCATATGACCTTCATCCCGATAGCGTATCTTCACGGTGCAGTGGATCGAGTCCTTCGGTCTGGAAATCGAAATCCAGTTCGTCTGATCAGCCTCGGCTGCGATGGCAAAACAATCCTTCTCAAAACCCACATACACCCGGTTCGCGAGAGCGTCAATCCGCGTTACGTACAGCGGTTCGCCGACCGCTACGCCAAGCCCCTTCCTCTGGCCGACCGTATAATGGGCAACTCCGCGATGATAGCCGAGAATCGCGCCCTCCGGTCCCACGATTTCGCCTCTGTCCAGCACCGGCCATTCCGATCCGAAGTTATCTCGCAGAAATCCGCCGTAGTCGTCATCGGGAACGAAACAGATGTCCTGACTCTCCGGCTTGTCGGCCGTCTTCAATCCCAGTTCGACGGCAATCCGTCTCACATCGGTCTTTGAGATCTCACCCAATGGAAACAGGGTTCGCGACAGACTCTCCTGTGAAAGCCCCCACAGCGCATACGACTGATCCTTGTCGAGATACTTCGCTCGTTGCATCAGGATCCGCACGCCGCCGTGCTCCACTCGCGCATAGTGTCCGGTGGCCAGATAGTCGCATCCCATCCGCCTCGCTCGATCGAGGAGCGTCTGCCATTTCACGAACGTGTTGCAGCGCACGCATGGATTGGGCGTTCGTCCCGCCAGATATTCGCGGCCGAAATTCTCTATGACCGCTGAACGAAATTCCTTCGATAGATCAATGACGTAATGCCGAAATCCCAGACGTTCTGCAACGGCTGCCGCGTCGCGGCTCATGGTTACGCTGCAGCAGCCCGACGCCCGGTTGAGCGACATCGCTTCGCCGCGCGGATCGGTCCAGAGGTGCATCGTCAGGCCGATCACGTCGTAGCCCTGCTGAACCAGAAGCGCCGCCGCGACCGAGCTGTCCACTCCGCCCGACATCGCCACCGCCACCGAAGGCCGTCCCCGTCCGTTATCGCCGGATCGCATCGCCGTCACCTCACGGAAACCGGAGCCGTCTCGCGCTGACGGGCAACCAGAGTAGGCAAAACGTTCATCAGTCTGTCCACGTCATCGGGCTTATTGAATCGCCCGAACGAGAACCGGATCGTGCTCTGCGCCGTCGGCACGTCCAATCCGATTCCCATCAGGACGTGCGACGCGCCCAATGCTCCCGCACTGCACGCGCTGCCCGTAGAGACGCAGAAACCTTTCCGGTCGAGCGCCACCAGCAGCGACTCGCCCTCGCATCCGCGAAACGCAACGCTCAGCAAACCGGGCGCGCGATGTTCACGCGATCCGTTGACGCGAACGCTGGGGATTGCGTCGAGGATCATCTCTTCGAGACGATCCCGCATCGCCTGAACTGTCGTCGCTTCGGTCGTCAAACGCTCGCGGCAGATTTTCGCCGCCGCGCCGAAGCCGACGATGCCCGGAACGTTTTCCGTTCCCGTTCGCAGTCCGCGCTCCTGACTTCCCCCGAAACATCGCGGCGAAATCCGCGTTCCACGC encodes:
- a CDS encoding arginine--tRNA ligase, with product MNRVHEHLGVALKEALQAMNVESPRVILEKPRDPSHGDVATNAAMTYAKTLRQPPRAVAERILERLRLDNELVAQTSIAGPGFINFAFAPEYLRSIATQALERGDAFGDDETLTGTRILIEFVSANPSGPLNVVSARAAAVGDSLVHMFRARGAQCDAEFYVNDAGNQVRLLGESVRARYETELGNPTEIPEGGYHGEYLIELARRLVAQHGDRYRRMTDDAAEQLGAEAVRSFVDSHRESLRSFRVEFDKWFFESELRGERGELRILEELRRRNTVYEKEGATYLRTEEYGDVQDWVIVTSDGRATYFLPDIAYHVNKYDRGYDHVLNILGPDHHTFASRMKAAMRALGRDADRLEVILLQHVTLLRDGQPVKMSKRAGQIIEMDELITEVGADAARYFFILRRTSTPLDFDIELAKRQTEENPVFYVQYAHARIESIFRKAGVSYPDPNTDLTPLVRTEELDLLRRLRELRDMLDETTGSRDPHGITVWLRNVATQFHKFYHECRVLTTPPELQAARLALCRATQIALQKGLTLCGVSAPREM
- the rsfS gene encoding ribosome silencing factor translates to MKRTEAEVLARCCAEAALAKKASDVVILDLRHLDTLMDFFVICTADVDPQVRAVVRHVEQHTKETTGDRVLHREGMEGLNWVLLDYVDVVVHVFKPSFREFYRLETLWGDAEILTVEDGAADKPKPVRRRRIVEPEVEKPAAAPRTSTRKAPAAKTTTRSSAGGKRKPAAKTSPAKSSTRRSPGRTKK
- a CDS encoding LytR C-terminal domain-containing protein — protein: MPRRFFPPQRTVGRPFARSAGPTSRFLVWAVVVICAALLAVAAWFMSAEEHSSPTAVGSGLGEPLRVDSSKIQSPYVPRMSYGNRTALDSNRPLVDTMYGLGADDSLAVDATPAAVIRLQVLNGCGVKGLAKLVAPGLRAKGFDVREVSNAGSFGYPHSLVYDRLGMIENALAVAESLGIEPAQVSTEIARNLVDIDVTLIVGADFRNLRMQAPDGTRR
- a CDS encoding NTP transferase domain-containing protein, coding for MNSDLPKVLHPLAGRPLIDHVISTARELNPDRLILVVGHGREEVQKRVGGPGLEFVIQEPQLGTGHAVQQTASLLADWRGDVVVLSGDAPLLKAETLRRLLASHQRNGAAATVLTATAPDPVAYGRIIRDRRGDFLRIVEERDATPDERMVREVNSGMYGFRSDALFTALREIAPDNKKGEYYLTDVIAVLRGRGLIVQAVDLAGFYEIRGINTQAELQDAETRLRKAPAAGNA
- the panC gene encoding pantoate--beta-alanine ligase, which gives rise to MRVVTETDEIHRQAEALRAGDKRLSFVPTMGALHEGHLALVRLAHQHADRVAVSIFVNPLQFGPREDFRVYPRTPEEDCERLEKEGVDLVFMPTTEAMYPSGWTVSVHPGPVGGVYEGKIRPGHFQGVLTVVAKLFHIVDPDVAVFGEKDAQQLFMIRRMVEDLDFRVKIIAGETVRESDGLALSSRNAFLTLDERAKAPVLYRSLQAGRLAILDDGVRTLGQLQDAMRTVLAEIPELRVEYSTAVCDQSFSETDPLPKDDIRLIVAGRFSTVRLIDNLLVSGGK
- the panB gene encoding 3-methyl-2-oxobutanoate hydroxymethyltransferase, translated to MSATKTFPRVTAPQLVRCKAEGRKIVGLTAYDAVFAALEEEAGVDFLLVGDSAGNVIAGHSTTIPMTMDAMLFLTRCVSRGTSRVMIVADMPFGSFQVSVEETVRNAVRFLKEGGAQAVKVEGAGFVLAAIRRMVEVGIPVMGHLGLTPQRINIFGGYEVQGRTPESAAALVEDAKALDEAGCFAIVLEKIPLELAKRISESIKIPTIGIGSGPNCDGQILVNYDLLGVFDQFKPKFVRHYLEGAKLIRSAVSQWVEDVRSGEYPSERESYNQRDKSAAGAKKK
- the mnmA gene encoding tRNA 2-thiouridine(34) synthase MnmA → MRSGDNGRGRPSVAVAMSGGVDSSVAAALLVQQGYDVIGLTMHLWTDPRGEAMSLNRASGCCSVTMSRDAAAVAERLGFRHYVIDLSKEFRSAVIENFGREYLAGRTPNPCVRCNTFVKWQTLLDRARRMGCDYLATGHYARVEHGGVRILMQRAKYLDKDQSYALWGLSQESLSRTLFPLGEISKTDVRRIAVELGLKTADKPESQDICFVPDDDYGGFLRDNFGSEWPVLDRGEIVGPEGAILGYHRGVAHYTVGQRKGLGVAVGEPLYVTRIDALANRVYVGFEKDCFAIAAEADQTNWISISRPKDSIHCTVKIRYRDEGHMAQVVPLDDEGVRIEFDEPVRAVTPGQSAVFYDGDLLLGGGVFRSSKSVRDS